DNA sequence from the Streptomyces sp. MST-110588 genome:
CCGACGAGCTGATCGCCCGTACGCCCGAGGAACACCGCTCCCGCGGCATCGACCTGCGGATGCGCACCGAGATCACCGAACTCGACCTGGACCGCGGCCGGGTGCGCGCCCGCGACCTGGACAACGGCGGCACCGAGTCCTGGACGGGCTTCGACAAGCTCGTCCTGGCCACCGGTGCCGTACCGGTGCGGCCCGGCCTGCCCGGCATCGACGCACCCAATGTGCACGGCGTGCAGACGCTGGACGACGGACAGGCACTCCTGGAGACCCTGAAGGAGGCCGGGGGCGACCGGGCGGTGGTCGTCGGCGCGGGCTACATCGGCGTGGAGATGGCCGAGGCGCTGGTCCGGCGCGGCTACCGGGTCACGGTCCTGGAGCGCGGCGAGCAGCCGATGTCCACCCTCGACCCGGACATGGGCGAGCTGGTGTACGAGGCGATGTGCGGGCTGGGCATCGAGACGGTGCGCGGTGCGACGGTCACCGAGGTCCGTACCGACGAGCGGGGGCGGGCGCGGGCGGTGGCCACCGAGGACGCCGAGTACCCCGCGGACGTCGTCGTGCTGGGCATGGGCGTACGGCCGCAGACCGCGCTCGCCCGGGCGGCCGGGCTGCCGCTGGGCGAGTCCGGCGGGCTGCTCACCGACCTGTCGATGCGGGTGCGCGGGCAGGAGCACATCTGGGCGGGCGGCGACTGCGTGGAGGTGCTGGACCTGGTCTCCGGCCGCACCCGGCACATCGCGCTGGGCACCCACGCCAACAAGCACGGCCAGGTCATCGGCGCGAACGTGGGCGGCGGGTACGCGACCTTCCCCGGCGTCGTCGGGACGGCCGTCAGCAAGGTGTGCGACCTGGAGATCGCCCGTACCGGGCTGCTGGAGGCCCAGGCGAAGGCGGTCGGGCTGAAGTTCGTCACCGCGACGGTGGAGTCCACCAGCCGGGCCGGGTACTTCCCCGGCGCCCGGCCCATGCACGTCAAGCTGCTGGCCGAGCGGCGCACCGGGCGCCTGCTGGGCGCGCAGATCGTGGGCCGGGAGGGCGCCGGCAAGCGGGTGGACGTCGCGGCGGTCGCGCTGACGGCCCGGATGACGGTGGAGGAGATGACGGCCCTGGACCTCGGCTACGCGCCGCCGTTCTCCCCGGTCTGGGACCCGGTGCTGGTCGCCGCCCGCAAGGCGACGGCGGCGGTACGGGCCGCGGGCGCCTGACCGGGCGGCGGGCGGCCCACTCGTAGGCGTACGGTCAGCGGGCGGTCTGCTCGTGCACGTACGCGACCAGGCGGGTCAGGGCGTCCGGGTCGGTGTCCGGCAGCACGCCGTGGCCCAGGTTGAAGACATGGCCCTCCAGGCCGGCCGCCGCGTCCAGCACCTCACGGGTCTTGGCCTCGACGGCCTCGCGCGGGGCGAACAGGACGGCGGGGTCGAGATTGCCCTGGAGCGCCTTGCCGGGGCCGACCCGGCGGGCGGCCTCGTCCAGCGGGACCCGCCAGTCCACGCCGACCACGTCCGCGCCGGCCTCGCCGAGCAGGCCGAGCAGTTCGCCGGTGCCGACGCCGAAGTGGATGCGCGGGACGCCGTACCCGGCGACCGAGGAGAAGACCTTGGCGGAGGCGGGCAGCACCCGGGCCCGGTAGTCGGCCGGGGCCAGCGCGCCGACCCAGGAGTCGAAGAGCTGCACGGCGCTCGCGCCCGCCTCGATCTGCACCTTCAAGAAGGCGGAGGTGATGCCCGCCAGGCGGTCCAGCAGGTCGGCCCAGAGCTGCGGGTCGCCGTACATGAGCGCCTTGGTGTGCTCGTGGTTGCGGGAGGGGCCGCCCTCGACGAGGTAGCTGGCCAGGGTGAAGGGCGCGCCGGCGAAGCCGATGAGCGGGGTGGCGCCCAGCTCGCCGACGAGCATCCGTACCGCCTCGGTGACGTAGGAGACGTCCTCGGGCTCCAGCGGGCGCAGCCGCTCCAGGTCGGCGCGGGTGCGGATGGGCCGGGCCACCACCGGGCCGACGCCCGGCTTGATGTCCAGGTCGACACCGATGGCCTTCAGGGGCACGACGATGTCGCTGAAGTAGATGGCGGCGTCCACGCCGTGCCGGCGCACCGGCTGGAGCGTGATCTCGGTGACCAGCTCGGGCCGCATGCACGACTCCAGCATCGCGGTGCCCTCACGGGCCTTGCGGTACTCGGGCAGGGAGCGCCCGGCCTGCCGCATGAACCACACGGGCGTGTGCGGCACCGGTTCGCGCCGGCACGCCTTGAGGAAAGCCGAGTCGTACGTCGCGGTCTGCTGCTGGCCCGTAGGGGCGTCGTTGGCGCTCACGTCCCAAATCTTCGCATGCACGCCCGGACGCCTCCGAATGGGCGACGCGCGTACCGGGTGTCCTCCCCGGATGCGCGCCCGCTTCCGCCTAACCTTCCGGGCATGGCTGCGGCTCACGGACACCTCGCGGACGGCGCGGACGGCGCGGACACCACCCCGGCTCCCTTCCGTCAGGCGGTCCAGGCGCTGCGCGCCGCACGGACGCGGCTCGAGGTGGAGGTCGAGCCGATGCCGGCGCCCAAACGCCTGGCACCCTACGCCTGCGCGTTCCAGGCGTCGGTGCTGGAGCGGGGCGGCACGGGGGCGCAGGGGGAGGGAGAGGAACTGGCGGACGGCAGATTCGTCCTCCTGTACGACCCGGCCGGGCACGACGCGTGGCGGGGCACCTTTCGCGTGGTGACGCTGGCGCGCGCGGAGCTGGAGCCGGAGATGGGCGCGGACCCGCTGCTGCCGGAGGTGTCCTGGTCCTGGCTGACGGGGGCGCTGGAGGCGCGCGGGGTGCTGTACGGGGAGCCGAGCGGCACGGTGACGCGCGCCGGCTCGTCCTACTTCGGCGGGCTGGCGGAACAGGAGCCCTCGACGCAGATCGAGATCCGGGCGTCCTGGACGCCGGCCGGGGAGCCGGAGGGCGGGTCGCAGGCGCCGCCGGACCTGGGGGCGCATCTGGTGGCGTGGTGCGATCTGCTGTGCCAGGTGGCGGGGCTGCCGCCGCTGCCGCAGGACACCTCCTCGCTCGGCGGGGTGGTACCGCTGCCGCAGCGCCGGGGGCCGCAGCCGACCTGAGCGGGCCACACGGCCGCGCCACCCGGCTCCGCCCTGAGCCCTCCCCGGCCCCTTCCGGCCCCTTCCCTGCCCCTTCCCGGGCCCGGTCCGCCCGCCCGGCCGCCCCCTCGCCTCACCGCCGAGGGCGCGCGCGGGCGTCCGCGCTCCCCGGTTCCGCGCCCCGGGCTCCGCGCCCGCCGTCCCGTGCTCCCGGCCTCCCCCTCCCGCCCGCCACCTGACGCGGCCCGCCGTCGTTCTTTGTTCACGCCGTCTGCCGCCCCTGTGCACGCGGCTCGTTTCCTGCTGTGCGCCCCCGGATGCGCCCGTTTGTGCCCCGGCCGCGCCCCAGTCGATCACGCATCCGATTTGCCCGAATTGCCCCTAACTAAATCGTGATCAAACTCTAAAGTCAGGCCGGTTGGCTGCCGAAGAGGTCAGTGACCCTTCAAACACGGACTGTTCCGACTCGTCCCGGAAGTCGGCTTCCGTTCCGCCACTCCCCCCAGGAGGCCCGGTGTCTGTTCTCCTCGAGCAACCTTCGAGCCTGGTCGCCTACCGCCCGAACAAGCCGACGGCCATGGTCGTCGTGGCCGACCCTCGCGTCCGCTCCACCGTCACCCGCCACCTGTGGGCCCTCGGAGTACGTGACGTGATCGAGGCGTCGTCCATCGCGGAGGCCCGTCCCCGCGTCGGCAACCCGCGCGACATCTGCGTTGCCGACGTCCACCTTCCCGACGGCTCCGGCCTGACGCTGCTGTCCGAGACGCGGGCGGCGGGCTGGCCCAACGGCCTG
Encoded proteins:
- a CDS encoding DUF3000 domain-containing protein, which codes for MAAAHGHLADGADGADTTPAPFRQAVQALRAARTRLEVEVEPMPAPKRLAPYACAFQASVLERGGTGAQGEGEELADGRFVLLYDPAGHDAWRGTFRVVTLARAELEPEMGADPLLPEVSWSWLTGALEARGVLYGEPSGTVTRAGSSYFGGLAEQEPSTQIEIRASWTPAGEPEGGSQAPPDLGAHLVAWCDLLCQVAGLPPLPQDTSSLGGVVPLPQRRGPQPT
- the hemE gene encoding uroporphyrinogen decarboxylase is translated as MSANDAPTGQQQTATYDSAFLKACRREPVPHTPVWFMRQAGRSLPEYRKAREGTAMLESCMRPELVTEITLQPVRRHGVDAAIYFSDIVVPLKAIGVDLDIKPGVGPVVARPIRTRADLERLRPLEPEDVSYVTEAVRMLVGELGATPLIGFAGAPFTLASYLVEGGPSRNHEHTKALMYGDPQLWADLLDRLAGITSAFLKVQIEAGASAVQLFDSWVGALAPADYRARVLPASAKVFSSVAGYGVPRIHFGVGTGELLGLLGEAGADVVGVDWRVPLDEAARRVGPGKALQGNLDPAVLFAPREAVEAKTREVLDAAAGLEGHVFNLGHGVLPDTDPDALTRLVAYVHEQTAR
- a CDS encoding FAD-dependent oxidoreductase gives rise to the protein MAERLVIIGGDAAGMSAASQARRLKKPDELEIVAFERGRYASYSACGIPYWTGGAVDGPDELIARTPEEHRSRGIDLRMRTEITELDLDRGRVRARDLDNGGTESWTGFDKLVLATGAVPVRPGLPGIDAPNVHGVQTLDDGQALLETLKEAGGDRAVVVGAGYIGVEMAEALVRRGYRVTVLERGEQPMSTLDPDMGELVYEAMCGLGIETVRGATVTEVRTDERGRARAVATEDAEYPADVVVLGMGVRPQTALARAAGLPLGESGGLLTDLSMRVRGQEHIWAGGDCVEVLDLVSGRTRHIALGTHANKHGQVIGANVGGGYATFPGVVGTAVSKVCDLEIARTGLLEAQAKAVGLKFVTATVESTSRAGYFPGARPMHVKLLAERRTGRLLGAQIVGREGAGKRVDVAAVALTARMTVEEMTALDLGYAPPFSPVWDPVLVAARKATAAVRAAGA